From the genome of Pseudomonas helvetica:
GCATCCAGCGGCAAGCGTCCGGGGTTGTCGAGCAAGCGCCGACTGGCCTCGGCATGCTCGCCCAATGATTGCGAAACCCATTGGTCGCTCGGCACATCGAGCACCAGGCAGCGGCTGCCATTCGGGCTGCCGCAAGCGTGATGAGCACCTGCCGGTACGACCACAAAACTCTGCTGCACCACCTGGCTGCCATGACCGCCGACCTCGAAGTCGAGCGCGCCCGACAGGCCGAACACCAGTTGCGCGTGGTCATGGCTGTGGACGATCAGGTCGTGGGTGTACTGGCGTAGCGTGAGGATCGGTCTCATCGCAGTCTCCTGGGCAGACTCGCAGTCTACACCGGCCGCGCCTGGGTCCGGGTTGTCATCAGACTGCCGTATTTGTGTCATGGGCTATTAATCGCTGCGGTGCAAGCTTGCGAAAAATCTCGCAGAGGTTGCCCATGACCAGCGCCGAACGTGCAAAACCCAGCCGTAAACAACGCGTGCGCACCTTGTGGATCTCCGATGTGCACCTCGGCACCCGGGATTGTCAGGCCGAGCATTTGTCACAGTTTCTCAAGGGCTATCAGGCTGACAAGATCTATCTGGTCGGCGACATCATCGATGGCTGGAAGCTGCGCAGCGGCATGTACTGGCCGCAGGCTCACACCAACGTCATTCGCCGTTTGCTGACCATGAGCAAGCGCGGCACCGAGGTGATTTATATCACCGGCAACCACGACGAGTTTTTGCGGCGTTATTCGAAGCTGATCCTGGGCAATATTCAGTTGGTGGACGAGGCGGTCCACGTCACCGCGGATGGCCGGCACCTGTTGGTGATTCATGGCGATCAGTTCGATGTGATCACGCGTTATCACCGCTGGCTGGCGTTTCTCGGCGACTCGGCCTATGAGCTCACTCTGACCCTCAACCGCTGGCTCAACCACTGGCGTGCACGGTACGGCTACGGTTACTGGTCGTTGTCGGCGTACCTCAAGCACAAAGTCAAAACCGCGGTCAGCTTCATCAGCGATTTCGAAGAGGCCATCGCCCACGAGTGTGTCAAACGCGAGCTGCACGGGGTGGTTTGCGGGCACATCCACCACGCGGAAATCCGCAAGGTCGGTGAGGTGGATTACCTCAATTGCGGAGATTGGGTGGAGTCGTGCACGGCCTTGATCGAGCATTTGGACGGCACGATCGAGTTGTACCGGTTGGCGGATGCGCAGGCGCGCGAGGCACAACTCAAGGCCGTTAAGGTTGCTGAACCGGCTTGATCCGACAGGTTTAGCTTTTGTGGCGAGGGAGCTTGCTCCCGCTCGACCGCGAAGCGGTCGTAATCCGGCAATCGCGATCCATCCGAATACTCGCGGCGGCTGACATCAGGGTCGCTTCGCCCGAGCGCGGACCGACCCGCGGGAGCAAGCTCCCTCGCCACAGGTCCGCGGATATTTCAGACCGGTGCGTATTCTTCCATCGCTGCCATGTAGATCGAGTTTTTCGGCCGGGCAAACAGGCGTTCCATCATCGGTTCGAAGAAACTCAGCGGCAGGGTCTTGTAGTCTGGATCAAAGGCTGCCGCGTCATACCTGGCGCAGAACTCGAGGGTTTGCCGGTACTGCGGGTGTTCGCGAAACTGCTCGCGCAGGTGCCGGTCCATGCCCAGGTGATGGAAAAAATAGTAGCCCTGGAAAATCCCGTGCTTTTCGACCATCCACAGGTTTTCAGGGCTGACGAATGGCTTGAGGATCGCTGCCGCAATGTCCGGGTGGTTGTAGGAGCCAAGGGTATCGCCAATGTCGTGGAGCAGCGCACACACCACGTATTCCTCATCCCGGCCATCGCGCCAGGCGCGGGTGGCGGTTTGCAGTGAGTGGGTCAGCCGATCGACCGGGAAACCGCCAAAATCACCCTCCAGCAGTTTCAGGTGCGCCACAATCCGTGTCGGCAATTGTTTGGCGTAGGCACTGAAGTCCGCGGCGATGATCGCCCAGTCTTCCTGCGTACCCTCCTTCATGTGGGTGAAACGGGCGTGCGCATTCATCAGCTATCCTCTTATTGTTTACGAAGGGACGTCGTGCAGTGTAGAGCTTGGATCCAATGCTGCACTGGCCAAGTGGGACGGCTTGATGGCCCGGCGAGCCTAGAAAGGCACTTTGCCGAGGATCATGTCGCGATACATGATGAAGTCACCGAGCAGGCTGTAAAACGGATGCTGGAATGTCGCTGGCCGGTTTTTTTCAAAGAAAAAGTGTCCGACCCAGGCGAAGCTGTAGCCGGCCAGAGGCAGGGCCAGCAACAACAGCCAGGCACCTTTGCCGATAGCGAAGGCCAGGATGAAAAGCACCAGGCTGGTGCCGACAAAGTGCAGGCGTCGGCAGACACTGTTGCTGTGTTCGCTGAGGTAATACGGGTAAAACTCGGCGAAGCTGCTGAAACGTTTGATGTTTTCCACGACTGCATTCTCTGTGGTTATTGTTCTGCCGAGCGGATGTTCTGCGGGCAGCTTATTTAAGTCTAGAGTCATCAGTGGCAACAGCCAGTGACCTTGGGCGCCACTTTAGTATCCTTCTGAAATTGGCCGTGATGCGCGGCACATCAAGTAAGAAAACGCCATGAGCGAACGAACGACTTCTGCAAGCTGGGCGATGGGGATTGTCAAGGCACTGGAGATGGACGGCCTGGATTGCCGGGTCTTGTTCAAACAGCTGGGGCTCGACTACGCGGCGCTGAATGATCCGGATGCGCGCTTTCCTCAAGATTCGATGACGCGACTCTGGCAGCGTGCGGTAGAGCTGTCCGGCAACCCGGCAATCGGTCTGAACATGGGCAAGTTGGTCCGCCCGGCATCGTTTCATGTGGTCGGTTATGCCTTGATGTCGAGCCAGACCCTGGCGGAAGGTTTTCAGCGCCTGGTGCGTTATCAGCGGATCATCGCCGAAAGCGCCGACCTGAGTTTTCGCCTGTTACCCGAAGGGTATGCACTGATTTTGACGGTGCATGGCGACCACCTGCCGCCCACCCGACAAAGTGCCGAAGCGTCACTCGCCTGTGCGCTGGGCTTGTGTGGCTGGCTGACCGGGCGC
Proteins encoded in this window:
- a CDS encoding UDP-2,3-diacylglucosamine diphosphatase; translation: MTSAERAKPSRKQRVRTLWISDVHLGTRDCQAEHLSQFLKGYQADKIYLVGDIIDGWKLRSGMYWPQAHTNVIRRLLTMSKRGTEVIYITGNHDEFLRRYSKLILGNIQLVDEAVHVTADGRHLLVIHGDQFDVITRYHRWLAFLGDSAYELTLTLNRWLNHWRARYGYGYWSLSAYLKHKVKTAVSFISDFEEAIAHECVKRELHGVVCGHIHHAEIRKVGEVDYLNCGDWVESCTALIEHLDGTIELYRLADAQAREAQLKAVKVAEPA
- a CDS encoding HD domain-containing protein; translated protein: MNAHARFTHMKEGTQEDWAIIAADFSAYAKQLPTRIVAHLKLLEGDFGGFPVDRLTHSLQTATRAWRDGRDEEYVVCALLHDIGDTLGSYNHPDIAAAILKPFVSPENLWMVEKHGIFQGYYFFHHLGMDRHLREQFREHPQYRQTLEFCARYDAAAFDPDYKTLPLSFFEPMMERLFARPKNSIYMAAMEEYAPV
- a CDS encoding DUF962 domain-containing protein, with protein sequence MENIKRFSSFAEFYPYYLSEHSNSVCRRLHFVGTSLVLFILAFAIGKGAWLLLLALPLAGYSFAWVGHFFFEKNRPATFQHPFYSLLGDFIMYRDMILGKVPF